A section of the Scyliorhinus torazame isolate Kashiwa2021f chromosome 21, sScyTor2.1, whole genome shotgun sequence genome encodes:
- the LOC140398210 gene encoding PIH1 domain-containing protein 2-like, with translation MATKHCEKEMLQQVNQLWSLLDDISENNPEAYQKFIRHHLEEGIKQFSPPEPHTCFQTGILEFGERSLYVNLCTWSWISAPKTESDPVPLAGGKLEENVEGTEIYTVTDVVYSPEVLKKVNEDTVERDQLVRLAMKYIEEQHSLRLSHSYTLMKYKLKGSKKQMKQRLTGKASPAQTAREVTSTESGASLLQQLTSLKLTDKENEENSPPIWLPSDIRHPKKSGLIEEISSTEFDSGNKVETPNYQLSLSKDENEKAKTIQLKVELPKVSSVTECNLSVSKNDLVVDVPRKYRLQLDLAETISEDMVTAKFNKKTRILSVTMPIKYCIASELC, from the exons ATGGCAACGAAACATTGTGAAAAGGAAATGTTGCAGCAGGTAAACCAGCTGTGGAGCTTGCTGGATGATATATCCGAAAACAACCCCGAAGCGTATCAAAAATTCATCCGGCATCATCTCGAGGAAGGGATAAAGCAGTTCAGTCCACCGGAGCCTCACACCTGCTTTCAGACAGGAATATTG GAATTCGGTGAGAGGTCGCTGTACGTAAACCTTTGCACGTGGAGTTGGATCTCTGCTCCAAAGACTGAGTCAGATCCTGTTCCTCTTGCTGGAGGAaagttggaggaaaatgtagagggCACAG AGATTTATACAGTCACTGATGTTGTGTACAGCCCAGAGGTCCTTAAGAAAGTAAATGAAGACACAGTGGAAAGGGATCAATTGGTCCGTCTAGCCATGAAATATATTGAGGAGCAGCACTCCTTACGCCTGTCACACTCTTACACCCTAATGAAATACAAACTAAAAGGCAGTAAAAAGCAGATGAAGCAACGGCTGACTGGAAAGGCGAGCCCTGCACAAACTGCCAGGGAGGTGACATCAACAGAAAGTGGCGCTTCGTTGCTTCAACAGTTGACAAGTCTCAAATTAACAGACAAGGAAAATGAAGAAAATAGCCCCCCAATTTGGTTGCCAAGTGACATCAGACATCCTAAGAAGTCAGGACTCATTGAAGAGATTTCGAGTACGGAATTTGACAGTGGAAATAAAGTAGAGACCCCAAATTACCAATTATCGCTCAGTAAAGATGAAAATGAAAAAGCAAAAACGATTCAACTGAAGGTAGAGCTGCCCAAAGTATCCTCTGTCACAGAATGTAATCTCAGTGTTTCAAAG AATGACTTAGTTGTTGATGTACCCAGGAAGTACAGGCTGCAGCTTGATCTAGCTGAAACTATCAGTGAAGACATGGTCACAGCAAAGTTCAACAAAAAGACTCGCATCCTATCTGTGACGATGCCCATCAAGTATTGTATTGCATCTGAATTGTGTTGA